The following coding sequences lie in one Spinacia oleracea cultivar Varoflay chromosome 1, BTI_SOV_V1, whole genome shotgun sequence genomic window:
- the LOC130465963 gene encoding uncharacterized protein, with product MPIPSFSLQRVVRRWLRAINPTEKALLKGYHLEAFLGLQQINIDYNFLYAALNFWDSDHHVFVFRGNEVCPLPDEFAAILGYPTNATPATPGTVEEGKTTIGAFLGLDANMLAEIVVGDKVNLEKLVKHHFRPSKNMTEQKLNIRALVFCLLNHYLLSNNNGEFSDIRLIPLISQMESCYSIMPLVVAETLLSADELKKDAKSEIFKGSPLLLQIWLMERLRLLEAPADPKHYRPIALGNRKYLHQGQDEAEWASYFTHGICSIKWVVPWWGLTNMTGGSEVLVYVSLLGLSRPVYIFPYRVMRQYGLRQTIPFSDTVPPKVAVFSQARVQAWAKYYGGLPRWTVATYGFVGLSENYKLWMSSDDKAVRTKARNEESAELLIPRGRAKYESRDPANPRDHGIKTVKARPDRKRKEVPPRSSSRPKKVPNMKGPVVQKRNVSSRGYRRRNNVWVRKVQPLVEQVANPIDVDNPSPTIVCALEAERAIAVQTENVSEALASLDVSVKEAVLMEIDIGAAQKPVGVDPANVALYKTLFDDPEELE from the exons ATGCCGATTCCttccttctccctccaacgagttgttaggcgctggctaagagccattaatcccacagaaaaggctttgttgaaaggataccacttagaagcattcttaggcttacaacaaattaatattgattataattttctgtatgcggccctaaacttttgggattctgatcaccatgtttttgtctttcggggcaatgaagtatgccctttgccagatgaatttgccgcgatccttggttatcctaccaatgctactcctgctacccctggcactgttgaagagggtaaaacaactataggggctttcctaggactagatgctaacatgctcgctgagatcgttgtgggtgataaggttaatttggaaaagcttgtaaaacatcactttagacctagtaaaaatatgaccgaacagaaattgaatattcgagcacttgtattctgcttgttgaaccactatttactgtcgaataacaatggcgagttcagtgacataaggttgatccccttgatcagccagatggagagttgctattccattatgccgttggttgttgccgagaccttactgagtgcggatgagttaaaaaaggatgccaagtctgaaatttttaaggggagccccctattgctgcag atttggctcatggaacgacttaggcttttagaagctcctgccgatcctaaacattatcgccctatagccttgggtaaccgaaagtatttgcaccaaggccaggacgaggccgagtgggcctcctatttcactcatggcatatgctctattaagtgggtggtaccgtggtggggtttgactaatatgacggggggttccgaggtgttagtttatgtttctttgttggggctatctcggcccgtttacatctttccttaccgagtcatgcgacaatacggcttaaggcagactatcccgttttccgatacggtaccacctaaagtagcggtcttttcacaagcacgggttcaagcgtgggctaagtattatggtggcctcccgcgttggaccgtggctacatatggctttgtgggtctttccgaaaactacaagttgtggatgagttccgatgataaggctgtgagaactaaggctcgaaatgaagagtcggctgagcttttgatacctcgaggtagggctaagtatgagagccgtgatcctgctaatcctcgcgaccatggtattaagactgtaaaagctcgtcctgatcgaaagcgaaaggaagttcctccccgttccagttctaggcctaaaaaggtgcctaacatgaaggggcctgtcGTTCAAAAAAGGAATGTAAGCTCTCGCGGATATCGTCGCCgtaataatgtatgggttaggaaagttcagcccctagtagaacaagtggctaatccaattgatgttgataatccttcccctaccattgtttgtgcccttgaggctgagcgggctatagctgttcaaactgaaaatgtttctgaggccttggcatccttggatgttagtgtcaaggaggctgttcttatggagattgatataggggcagcgcagaagcctgtgggggtggaccctgcaAACGTTGCCCTctataaaactttatttgatgatccggaagaactcgagtag